One Eurosta solidaginis isolate ZX-2024a chromosome 1, ASM4086904v1, whole genome shotgun sequence genomic window, agagtattttatgagggagtgggccatagttctataggtggacgccatttagggatatagccataaaggtggatcagggttgactctagaatgcgtttgtacgatatgggtatcaaatgaaaggtagtaatgagtattttaaaagggcgtggacctaagtactatagatggacgccttttcgagatatcgccgtaaagatggaccaggggtgactctagaatgcgtttgtacgatatgggtatcaaatgaaaggtgttaatgagtttttaaaagggagtaatccttagttccataggtggacgctgtttcgagacatcgccttaaaggtggataaggggtgacctagaatttgtttgtacaatatgggtatcaaacgaaaggagttaatgagtattttaagagggagtgggcctttctggaccaggggtactctagactttgtttgtacgatatgggtatcaaatgaaaggtgttaatgagtatttttaaaagggagtgggccttcgttctataggtgttcgccttttcgaaatatcgccataaaggtggaccaggggtgactctagaatgagtttgtacgatatgggtatcaaattaaaggtatttatgagagttttaaaagggagtggtggtagttgtatatgtgaaggcgttttccagatatcgaccaaaatgtggaccagggtgacccagaacatcatctgttggataccgctaatttatttatatatgtaatacctcccaagattttaagggttttttatttcgccctgcggaactttttcattttcttctacttaatatggtaggtgtcacaaccattttattaagttttttctaaagttatatttcgcgtcaataaaacaatccaattaccttaccatatttcatcccttttttcgtatttggtatagaattatggcatttttttcatttttcgtaattttcgatatggaaaaagtgggcgtggtcatagtcggatttcgttcatttttcattccatgataaagtgagttcagataagtacgtgaactgagtttattaaagatatatcgatttttgctcaagttatcgtgttaacggccgagcggatggacagacggtcgaatatgtataaaaactgggcgtggcttcaaccgattttgcccattttcaaagaaaacagttaacgccataaaatctatgcccctaccaaatttcaaaaggattggttaatttttgttcgacttatggcgttaaaagtatcctagacaaattaaatgaaaaagggcggagccacgcccatttttaaattttcttttatttttgtattttgctgcaccatatcattactggagttaaatcttgacataatttacttatatactgtaaagatattaaattttttgttaaaattttactttaaaaaaaatttttttttaaaagtgggcgtggtcctctccgattttgaaaatttttattaagcgtacatatagtaataagagtaacgttcctgccaaatttcatcatgatatcttcaacgactgccaaattacagcttgcaaaattttaaattaccttcttttaaaagtgggcggtgccacgcccattgtccaaaattttactaattttctattttgcgtcataagttcaactcatctaccaagtttcgtcgctttatcggtcttttgtaatgaattatcgcactttttcggtttttcgaaattttcgatatcgaaaaagtgggcgtggttatggtccgatatcgttcattttaaatagcgatctgagatgagtgctcaggaacctacataccaaatttcatcaagatacctcaaaatttactcaagttatcgtgttaacggacggacggacggacggacggacggacatggctcaatcaaattttttttcgatcctgattattttgatatatggaagtctatatctatctcgattcctttatatatgtacaaccaacctttatccaatcaaacttaatatactctgtgagctctgctcaactgagtattaaAACACATTGAAACGTtaaggagtaactattcggcaaatggtgccgccctcgaaatcataagcagtctaagtggatttCATTgtgtaatgggtgaaaatcgtataatccttggcgcatctacataatttaaactttacaatgaccgtggataaaagtcttaaaatgtagaccaaaatttgcagacgtttgtgttcgatataTTGACCTCAATactcttcgtttccggccttatgatataagagctcattatgaatGACCGCCTTCAATTTTCAGACTAGTtagactatcccctacgttaggcaaGTAGTACACCCGGTCATTttttcgactgtcttgagaaagcttttgcttcaccactttaagtgttcttgcgaaggacaaagtctcacctggtaaatatatgtgcctacgtattcatatttgtaacagaagctctcacgtgttggtcatatttaaacatggttgataggctatatgcaatgtgattcactccaagggactagttcgGGAtaaggccgccaactttaggaaatgtcaaacacACAAGTCTGTGtagaatgatgaagtgtgaaaatcaaaattatgatttcagacgctattttatagttcagcaaataaagtgatttttcaaacccttctcatacgtgttgaagatatgtatatgtaacttaagtatgagctgagaatcgtttcaaaggagaatttaaaccactggagtctactaaaggattttgcatcactgatttcgcttattctttcagccaatcgggatataaaattcggcacctttttgggGTAACTTGCTTtgttaacaacttgaggacaatttgaaaatatgttcgacttgggacactttatttaaattcattgtagtttattaattttttggaaaaattatgcGATGTGAgcgtttaaatttattatataattttttaagtgttttgttttaataacttggtggattcggtgatgcgaaatccgtgttaagctggcattgaaagcgcctgttttctcaaataacttttgaacggttcgaaagtgttaaatttcgcaattggatttttataactggcagtgatgcgcatcccttgatacccctttcgccCATAtaggaccaattttcgagatgaacaataaatggcctagtcAGACTTAAAAGAGTataaatatagtaacgcgccgaacgccgccgccgtcggcgccgcgccgatatttttgtcaTTCGGCGGCGGCTTGCGAAAAGCGTCGCTAATCGGTAGCAGCGGCggtgtttatcggcggcgtatattctagtacatactttgtatataATCATTTGTTAAAATTGTTTCAATGAAACTGGCATTGCATTGTTGTATTTATAGAAATGCAAAGAAATggccaatgttgtctatttgtatgaattaagcggagtGCCCTCGCAATTCTTCTAACTACCAGAAAATTATTAGTAAAAACTTGAGACCATTTGGGTACTTTCTCTGGTATCATAAAATGTATACTGTTCAAAAGAAAACACCAGGATGGAGAGAGTACTTAATTAGTTGTAAcaatgtatgttcatatgtttgTTTATACACATATTAACCTCATAATCAAACGGGAATGCATACTTTGTGATTGGCACTTGTAATGCCGATGCTGTCAGGAAGGCCAAGCTCAATCAATTTCTGttattttcactttatttaatTCAATGCAATGTTTGtaatatacaatttttatattttttgctgtAATTTTCCGAGTAAGATGGACTGAATTTATACCTTAGcaataaatatatgtaattgCTTCAAGTTTCCTCATTTTTGCTGTCAATTAAGTGGATATGTGATTGCCGCGCTTTCGCACAATAGCCAGGCGCACTTGAACTTTAGATGTGTAACCAGTTCCACTGCACGTGCAAATTAAATTTAGTGCGTATTGTTTTAATAGTTAATCAAAATAGTGAAAACATTAAATAATTGccttatttttattaaacaaatttcgAGCTCAAATATCAGCAAATGTTAGTGATCCATGTGAGTAACGAGTCCTACTAAATGAATGAATATGCCATATTTAGAAGGACAAACTACAAAAGCACAATTCCACAATtcgaataacaattttttttaatcaatattgttataatttaaattaaaaagaaatttgaaaaatttaatatcttttaacAAGGCCGTGTAATTAATTCACTACTCAAAATGTAGATTAATCTTAGTTCAAATTACTCAGTTAACCGAAtgcttaaaatttttgatttatcaAGTATACACTTTTCTGCAGAAATCAATAAACTTGGATTCTCAAAAAGCTAATAAATTGCATAGTTCCTTTTTTGCTTTATCATAGACTGATTAAAGTAATTAATAATCACATTCTTTACCCATTCCAGTTCAGCTATCATTGCAATATTATTTTTAGGCGGTCCCTATTCGTCcgaaaacttgagtaaaaaaCTTTCGaagctttttgttgttttttttctaattccTTTTTACTGCTTTATTTTATAAAGCTTAGTTCTGGAAAAAAATATTCGGAGCGAGTTTTTActcagaaatttaattttttaatttttaattgcttATTCAACTCACTCAATTAATTGAGTAAAGACACAGTGAACCCGAAATAGTAGAGATTTCTGAAATTATCCGAAGCAAtcccaaaaaattcttaaaatattaCTGAAATGATGTTTAACCCCTCTGTTACTTTAAGGTCATTTGATGAccttttttgctttgtttttctgATATCTCTTGATAGgagaaaaattttggaatttcctTTCATGACTTTGTGTATTAAGCGAAGCTCCTTCTAAAAAGCTTAAAAAGCAAGATTTAGCCTATTccaataattgataataaacaaaCTTACGTCGACACACTATAAGGTCACTCCTTGACCAGACCTGTTGTTCTGAGCATAAAAAGAAATTAtcgtataaaaaataataaaaatgggaGTAGTTTGATACCATAGATCTTTAAAAACATTTGGGCGAAATGTTTTTTCCAATTAGTGATACTAGGCTATTTTTTCGTAAAGATTTCTGGAGAACTATGTTTTATATGCCGATTTTAAATGATAACTGCTTAAAGAGTTGTATTATATTTTGGAAAGCTTTTAATTGCAGAATACACACGGAGGGTATGCCAGATCAcatccgaggggcgaccccgcttaaaaaacgTTTTAGAATGTTTTGGTGTTAATTCTTCCATTTGCTAAACTAAGGATCTTCGGTAGGGTAGCCCGGCATCCTACGTATATACCACGTACACCATATCGCAAGAATACCGATAAATAaccaaataaaacaataaatctGAAATTATCAAAGGTTTTTCCGATAAACATTACAAATAGCAACAAGAAATACGAATGTGAACCACAATATTACACAATACCTTCTTGAGCATAACAATTTAGCATGTATTGTAGGAGTTCATATATATGTAATTATATAAACCTAAACCTTGTCTATAAACCTAAGCataatcaataaaatttataaatgttgaAAACTGCATCTGAGACTATAAACATTTAAGCCGATATACATAGAAAACATAGTGCAGGTCATTTCGTTACCTTAAAAACACGTGTGTTAGTTTTTCTTAACATAACAGAAGGGTtagaaattcaaaaataataTGATCATCGATTttatcccgaaatgatctcgccccatttcaaaaaattttccgtaTAAAACCCGAAGTTATAGCGAAAATATTAACAACATATAAGGTCGAGACTTATACATCATACCCTTCATCAATAGAGCTGAGAAATAATCtgataaaatatgaaaaactcgTAAAATCTGAGCAATcatttgtatgggatatacatatattatattaaCAACCGATCTTAACGATTTTTTAAGCCAACAATTTATGCCACATAAGTAAGCATCTCAAGCTTCTAACTATTAATATGAGGAAGATATTAGAAAAATACCTCTTTTCCGAAAAACGGTTGCATGGAAAATAATTGCTATAGTGTTATGACTCGGTcagttctgacaaatgtctaattgcacatcaaaatatacccgctcaATGATTTTTATcaatatatatgaaaataaatggACTAATTTGCTttcaaacagacaaacggacagcCAGAGAGACTGGCATGGCTCAACTCAACTCAGGTCGACATGCTGATCATTTGGACTTGCATATTTTTGGGTCTATTCTCCTTCAAAGAGGTACTATTTTCAAGACTCGTACCATGTAATATACAGGAATAGTCttagaaaaaaaacaagataaGAAACTTGAAATTATCTCCAAAAGCttcgaaaacaattccaaaatatCTCGTGTCAAATTCGAAGTTATACCAGAAGTTAtaccaaatatatatacatatgtatattaggctgggtcgatttatgaaccgatatcgcgccatcgattttttgataggatttgggctcaggaaaaaaagtgctactaagcatacccaaaaaaataattttcgagcataagaaatttaatttttttgactttttttcgaatttgatttttaaggtttttttcatgacctactaaaaaaaatttcatttgattgtaaaattttcatgtataccctgtcatgtataaaatgtccgctaaaaacgttggggaacaattttttgaaaaaaaataaaaatattttttgtgtcgGACAGGgtaaacatgaaaatttttttagtaggcgatacaaatcgatccacccttatatacatatatgtagtttcGTAACAATTCCGAAATGGGTCcaaaataatttaaatgaaataatttacaaaaaatttaaagttaaacggttttaacaatttttgttgttatatcggcctactgatttgtaagatcgcgggttcgaatcgagctcaaggcctaacaataattattttatcattattattgttatgataaatgttttcttaattgaaaaaattattaaattagaatagaagaaagaaaaaatttagacaactgccaaagctcgttgtatagatccatttcgggaactgctaaattccttcatcggcaacgtttaggtgccgctgctataaccattcagccatcacagcggttttttgtttatcgtcattaatcctacttctattctggttcttgccaattgaaaaaaaatacttacattaagtaattataatactaaaagctataaaataattaggtaagtccttggtactagtcatcacactccacaacaatttagggcgttgatcagacaattaaataaaagctttgggcgcgtgaaatttctaaaaatgtgttggtgttacttatgactatcaatagaaattttacgcgtccaaagcttctatttaattgtctgaacaacgccctagattgaagaGGAGCGTGATGacttgtacctaggacctacctaattaatctctggcttttagtattattattacttcatataagtattgttttcaataaaaccgtttaacttaaaaaaaaatgtttttaatttttttttttcaagtttttagcctttatttaattgcctattatttctcattctatttagttcatttaatgacTCAATCTAAaatacaatctaagtcctcaatacataatctttccaaagaatttactcgactcggcgccacgtatgcttgtccctcctcgaactccaaagtattttgatgtcacttctactggactgtagtaatatgtgtttcaaatataagccaaatcggaccacaaataagaatATTTTTAATATCTTGACCCTTGCCGCATCtatctcgattttttttttttataaagcgattGCGAATTCTGtaaatgttccaaatatgagccagatcggaccacaaatacgatttttgtgaatatctcgaaaattgcgccacctagcaacgattttttttcataggtcgctttctattcttgtatgtattataagttccaaatatgagccaaatcggagcacaaatacgattttttgaaatatttcgatccatgcgccacctattggagtttttttttcttattattgcattgcgtctggttctgaaatatattccaagtttcaagtttgtagcttatcgggaagttacttaaattttaattacaaaattcgcgccgTACAGCtcgtcaagtcaagctaaataaaaccgtttaaaaagtatttaaactATTGCGTAATAATtccgaaaatagtcccgaaaatacgCGGAATCCGTCGTACGGAAcaaattttcatttcttttaaaaTTACTCAAATAGAAACCTCAATCTAAACTTTATTCGCTCTAAACTTTTCACGTttcgtttttgaaaattttcaaaacttttaagttaaacaagtaagaacgggactgtcttcggctgtgccgaagattacatacctttcatgaatggggctgaacaataatcttatcccgttcgtaatctccgaataatcggatgtataagataagaaatatatagtgaacagatctgcataccttaacgatttttaagataaatataaaataaaaaacaggtaggtactttgagtgaggatgcaaagtttctggttttttgtggtctgcgtgtaaaaactttgactgcgaatcacgtatttcaacaatatatgacgtaaacgtaactatttgatgaaatttgatgaattttgaagcttctagccgtaaaaagggggcaaaaattgagtttatatggggtatataatatatataccaccgatctctatgattttttcagacaacaatatatgctatacacgtaagcatttagtgaaatttgaagcttctagctgttaaaacggggcagaaattgcgcaaagtttcttatctgaacaatcggttgtatgagatatctactatatatacaaccgatctctatgattttttcagacaacaatatatcctatataattaagcatttggtgaaatttgaagcttctagctgttaaaatggggtagaaattgcgaaaagtttcttatctgaacaatcggttgtatgagatatatactatatatacaaccgatctctattattttttcatacaacaatatatgctatatacgtaagcaatcggtgaaatttgaagcttatagctcttaaaatggggcagtaattacgaaaagttccttatctgaacaatcggttgtgggggatatatacaatatatacaaccgatctcatcaattttttcaggcaacaatatgtgcaatatacgaaagtatatggtgaagtttgaagcttcaatctgttaaattgggtaagatattacaaaaatcctctttttctgaaaaatcggttgtatggaggatatatgctatagtggtccgatccggtcggttcggacaaatgtctaatcggacacccaaatacacccgctcaccaaattttatcaagatatctcaaaaattgagggactagtttgcatacaaacagacagacggacagacggacatggctaaatcaactcagctcttcaacctgattatttcggtatacttaatggtgggtctatctattttcctttaaggacttacaattttcggtttcgtgacgaaattaatataccatttcattttcatgaaaggtataaaaacagaagTGCAATTCTAGGGTATTTAaaacttttcttacattttattagtttttatttttttttttgatacgttGAATACGTTTGAACTTTTATTTTTACTGTTTTGGGCTTGGATTTCTTAAAGTATTATACTTAAATTTCCCAAAGGAGCGTGGGCTTGGATAGTTTTCAATGCCCGTATTACGGGTTTATTTTGAAGTTGTATaggtaatgtttttttttttttttaaataggtccatacaaaataaaatgaaagtccAAAAAAATGTCTTTTATTCAATTGTTTTTAGCgccacattttttttatttttagtttattgtTTATGTCAACTCTGGGATATTAATTCTTTACTTTAAAATTTGCTAACTTATTTAAGTAAAATATCAACAATTTTTCTAGACTTAAATTAACACAATATCTgactaaaattttattaaataagtaaataaataattaaacttcAATAAATAAATTAACTGCACTTACTATTATTTATCCTCAATTACCAAATACTTGCTTATGAAAACGATAATAACGTATATAATACGTGCGCCAAACGTTCATCAAATAACGCCATGCGATCCTTTGCAGCTATTTCAAACGTTTACTTATCGTATCTAAATAATTACCATGATAAGCCTTGCTTTGCGCCCAGTCTTTGACATTAACTTCATGACCACCGCCGCCAGCACCGTTATAATAGGAACTAGGAAAACTGCTGCCAATGAATTGGGAATAATCTGTGCACGTGTGTCATCAGCAAGTatgaaaacaaaaatcaaaaaggaAAGCAGATATAAAAATTGTAATAAGATAGCAATCATTCTCCAGCAATTAAGTTATATACAAATAATGAAACTAATATTTAAATAGTCCCACCCACCACGGACACGCCACTTACCAGCCGGATCGGAATCGTAAACATGCGAATGCGATTGCACTAAATGTGGATGTATTTTACATAAAGTTTTGAATTTAAGATAATGTATGAGCCAACCAATACCGCCCACCAATAGCACATTTAGTCCAAGTGTGGCCAACAACAACGTTACTACGGTCATCTTGAGATGTGCTATTTTTAGAAGAATGATAAGTGGTAATATAATAAGCCATTTCCGTTTCTTTCGGTCACCACGTCCACGAGCATCTGtattatttaaatgtatgcacataaaaatgtttttattaggtttttattattttcaaaacaTTTCGTATAATTTTGAAAACTAACCCAACTCAGAGTCCACGATGCGCGCTCCTGAATCGCTGGATAACTTCACTTGTATGCCATGGTTTCGAGTAAATAACTCTGCTGCacgtttgaaaaatttaattatgcTCACGAATTCACTGTCACCTGCAATGCGAAAGATAGCGGTATTAGTTATTTAGGAATTACAATGCAGCACAAGGAAATATTTGTAAGTTCACGCCCTTCACACAAGTAAAtgagcaaattttttttattaataaccaACACACAAACAAATCTGTaaccactttaaaaaatttattttttttttacttcttactTCATTTTATAAATGCGAAAGCTTGCGAATGTGCTTGCAAGGGCATCTTTTTAATACTTTCAACTAAATGTTCACCAACGCCAAAAACTGTCTTCGTCCCCCATGTGCAACAATGCAATTTTCGTGGTTTACAAATTGTTTTCCGCTAATTAGTAGGTAAAGTATTGCGAAGCTCGGAGGTACTAATAACTCTTTAGTTTAAGAATTTTGAGTTAGCTCCCTTTTGGTCTTGGTGTGCGATATGTTTCTTTGTATATCTACCATCTCGAAAGCGGCTTAGCCAATTTGGATGAAACAGGGCGCACTTATTTTTAGGGGCTTGAAAGAAGACACCGACTACATAATATCTCATAGCACTATGTAGATTAGGATAGAAATTTGACCCAGTTATCCCCCTAAAGTTTGTTCTATTTAATATGTATAAAAGCGATATGTGGGTGGGAAGGGACCGGCGAAAATGTGATTAGTCTAGAATTTACAACTATAGATGCGTTGGAGTGTTCTCCTTTGTTTGAGCATGttctatggagagaccaattgtacctgttcaTTGTGAACGGGTAGACTCGAAATGTTGTTCTTTATACCCTATTGGTACTGTGGACagatcctttttatactcagctgagcaaagatcacagagcatattaattgtgttcgcataacggttccccgtaacggcataaactaatcgagatagatataaacctctatatatcaaaatgatctgggcgaaaaaagaaattcatttagccatgtccgtccgtccgtccgtccgtaaacacgataacttgagtaaattttgaggtatcttaatgaaatttgatatgtcagttcctggggactcatctcagatcgctatttaaaatgaacgaaatcggaccataaccacgcccactttttcggtatcgaatattttgaaaaaccgaaaaagttcgataattcattaccaaagacggttaaagcgatgacacttggtaggtgggttgatcttatgacacagaatagaaaattttttaaattttggagaatgggcgtggcaccgccgacttttaaaataaggtaacttaaaagttttgcatattcatattcatatttattgagtcaatggcagaaaccttactgaccagatttacaagtttgcaaattaccttaaaactaaataaatcaaattatttcaaggatgagataaattttctcgatagtaagactcagtacgtaacttaaacaaaggcaaGGGCATTGCAAAGTCAATATTTAGCCTTCAAGAAATTTTATTAAGCTCTTCGTGGCCTCTTATaagaggggcaaagctaaggtaattggttgTCAGAACTTCgccgtagaatatattatgagagcgtagagatctactaggaataagaaaatttaactgccccaacagagctgagcaatttggcagtcgttggagatattatgatgaaatttggcacaaacaTTACTCCCATTactgtatgtgttctaaataaaaattagcaaaccggatgacgaacatgcccacttttaaaaaataaaatttttttaagtcaaattttatcaaaaaattgaacatctttacagtatataagtaaattatgtcaacattcaactccagtaatgatatggagcaccaaaatacaaaaataaaagaaaatttcaaaatgggcgcggctgcggcctttttcatttaattactctaaaatacttttaaagccataagtcgaacaaaaatttaccaatccttatgaactTCGGTAAGTGTAtagcttctatgatgataactgtttcctgggcgaaatcagttgaaaccacgcccagtttttatacacagtcgaccgtctgcccttccgctcggccgttaacacgataactt contains:
- the Osi1 gene encoding uncharacterized protein Osi1, translating into MCPSAKFIALLLLLVHTLYLKATAQIGINDTNSSRSDVNYLNFSNADSLENIIPRSRAIIDSYVKPTNALNEVPVTQQRYLKSHSDEYVGRNQRRCFEKRSLLSCIKYKASKIVWMLATNSLGYFPNEYSRDLVEDQRRIRIIQLGEPADIVVFNDARSLQGDSEFVSIIKFFKRAAELFTRNHGIQVKLSSDSGARIVDSELDARGRGDRKKRKWLIILPLIILLKIAHLKMTVVTLLLATLGLNVLLVGGIGWLIHYLKFKTLCKIHPHLVQSHSHVYDSDPADYSQFIGSSFPSSYYNGAGGGGHEVNVKDWAQSKAYHGNYLDTISKRLK